In Zingiber officinale cultivar Zhangliang chromosome 8B, Zo_v1.1, whole genome shotgun sequence, a single genomic region encodes these proteins:
- the LOC122016727 gene encoding EG45-like domain containing protein, with amino-acid sequence MASVKSSVAAAAAMVMVVLVSYVAAVPGIATFYTPPYIPSSCFGNEDRGVLIAAAGDSIWDNRGACGRSYTVSCTGGTNDVPNPCRGGSVTVTIVDYCPGCASRGVTMDLSQEAFAMIANPDAGRIQIDYN; translated from the exons ATGGCTTCGGTGAAGAGctcggtggcggcggcggcggccatgGTGATGGTTGTCCTAGTTTCATACGTTGCTGCGGTGCCTGGAATTGCAACCTTCTACACTCCTCCTTATATTC CCTCGTCGTGCTTTGGAAACGAAGATAGAGGCGTGCTAATAGCGGCAGCAGGCGATTCTATATGGGATAACCGCGGGGCTTGCGGGAGGAGTTACACGGTGAGCTGCACCGGTGGAACCAATGATGTTCCAAACCCTTGCAGGGGTGGCAGCGTCACTGTCACTATCGTTGACTATTGCCCGGGATGCGCAAGTAGAGGTGTCACCATGGACCTCTCTCAGGAAGCTTTTGCGATGATTGCTAATCCTGATGCCGGAAGGATCCAAATTGATTATAACta G
- the LOC122016303 gene encoding EG45-like domain containing protein has product MALMKSSMVVAAMVMVALVSSVAAVPGIATFYTPPYTPSSCFGFQDRGVLIAAAGDSIWGNRAACGRRYTVRCTGGTNAVPNPCRGGSVTVTIVDYCPGCASRGVTMDLSQEAFAMIANPDAGRIQIDYTQV; this is encoded by the exons ATGGCTTTGATGAAGAGCTCGATGGTGGTGGCAGCCATGGTGATGGTTGCCCTAGTTTCATCTGTTGCAGCAGTGCCTGGAATTGCAACCTTCTACACCCCTCCTTATACTC CTTCCTCGTGCTTTGGGTTCCAAGATAGAGGCGTGCTGATAGCCGCAGCGGGTGATTCTATATGGGGTAACCGTGCGGCTTGCGGGAGGAGGTACACTGTAAGGTGCACCGGTGGAACCAATGCAGTCCCAAACCCTTGCAGGGGTGGCAGCGTCACTGTGACCATCGTGGACTATTGCCCGGGATGCGCAAGCAGAGGTGTCACCATGGACCTCTCTCAGGAAGCTTTTGCGATGATTGCCAATCCTGATGCCGGAAGGATCCAAATTGATTATACCCa GGTGTAA
- the LOC122016695 gene encoding EG45-like domain containing protein, translating into MKMALAKSSVVVVAAMVMVALVSSVAAVPGIATFYTPPYTPSSCFGFEDRGVIIAAAGGGIWDNRAACGRRYRVSCTGGTNDVPNPCRSGSVTVTIVDFCPGCASRGVTMDLSQEVFARIANPDAGRIRIDYTRV; encoded by the exons ATGAAAATGGCTTTGGCAAAGAGCTCAGTGGTGGTGGTGGCGGCCATGGTGATGGTTGCCCTAGTTTCATCTGTTGCTGCGGTGCCTGGAATTGCAACCTTCTACACTCCTCCTTATACTC CTTCCTCGTGCTTTGGCTTCGAAGATAGAGGCGTGATAATAGCTGCAGCGGGCGGTGGTATATGGGATAACCGCGCGGCTTGTGGGAGAAGATACAGGGTGAGCTGCACTGGTGGAACTAATGATGTTCCAAACCCTTGTAGGAGTGGCAGCGTCACTGTCACCATCGTCGACTTTTGCCCGGGATGTGCAAGCAGAGGGGTTACCATGGACCTTTCTCAGGAAGTTTTTGCTAGGATTGCTAATCCTGATGCCGGAAGGATCCGAATTGATTATACTCG GGTGTAA
- the LOC122017466 gene encoding probable arabinose 5-phosphate isomerase, producing MGSLPPLPMDVPRSCVKIDAAELGRLFQAQRLHMEHFFDHLDIAQAADFAQALLDAPGAIFFSGVGKSGIVAQKLAQTIASLGFARAAFLSPVDALHGDLGAVFPGDLLVLISKSGASEELLVLAPCARAKGVRLLSLTSASVGSGNPLADLCDVNVHLPLQRELCPFGLAPVTSASIQMVFGDTIVAALMAARRLTKEQYARNHPAGKIGKSLIFKVRDVMKKKEDLPLCKEQDMIMEQLTELTSKGCGCLLVVDEMLHLIGTFTDGDLRRTLKAYGAAIFNLTVGEMCNRNPRSISPEAMAVEAMERMESPPSAVQFLPVVDDRNVVIGIITLHGLVSAGL from the exons ATGGGATCTTTACCTCCCCTGCCGATGGATGTTCCCAGATCCTGCGTCAAGATCGATGCGGCAGAGCTCGGCCGCCTGTTCCAGGCGCAGCGTCTCCACATGGAGCACTTTTTCGACCACCTCGACATCGCCCAGGCGGCGGACTTCGCCCAGGCCCTCCTCGACGCACCCGGCGCCATCTTTTTCTCCGGCGTCGGGAAGTCAGGCATCGTCGCCCAAAAGCTCGCTCAGACCATCGCCTCCCTCGGCTTTGCTCGTGCCGCCTTCCTCTCCCCCGTTGACGCCCTCCACGGAGACCTCGGCGCCGTCTTCCCAGGGGACCTCCTCGTTCTCATTTCTAAGTCCGGCGCCTCAGAGGAGCTTCTCGTCCTTGCTCCCTGCGCCCGTGCAAAGGGCGTGCGTCTCCTTTCCCTCACCTCCGCCAGCGTGGGCTCCGGCAATCCCCTTGCAGATCTCTGCGACGTCAATGTGCACCTTCCCCTCCAGCGCGAGCTCTGCCCCTTCGGCCTTGCTCCAGTCACCTCGGCGTCGATACAGATGGTGTTTGGGGACACTATTGTTGCTGCCCTAATGGCGGCCAGGCGTCTCACCAAAGAGCagtatgctaggaaccaccctgcGGGAAAGATTGGGAAAAGCCTCATCTTCAAG GTGAGGGATgtgatgaagaagaaagaagatctTCCATTGTGCAAGGAACAAGACATGATAATGGAACAGTTAACAGAATTAACAAGCAAAGGATGTGGGTGTTTGCTTGTTGTTGATGAGATGCTTCATCTGATCGGGACCTTTACTGATGGTGATCTGCGGCGCACACTCAAGGCATATGGTGCAGCCATCTTCAACCTCACGGTTGGCGAGATGTGCAACAG GAACCCAAGATCAATCAGCCCAGAAGCTATGGCTGTCGAGGCAATGGAGAGGATGGAATCGCCCCCTTCTGCCGTGCAATTCTTACCTGTTGTCGATGACCGCAATGTTGTGATTGGTATCATCACCTTGCATGGACTGGTTTCAGCAGGCTTGTGA